One genomic window of Actinomycetota bacterium includes the following:
- the kdsA gene encoding 3-deoxy-8-phosphooctulonate synthase has protein sequence MSVNRTRVGEVDCGAPELFLIAGPCVIEDEPLMMRTAEALQGIAGRLGVPLIFKSSFMKDNRSSVEFYSGPGLDEGLAVLGKVKSELGLALLTDVHYPEQVGPVAEVVDVVQIPAFLAMQTSLVTAAARTGRAVNLKHAQFLAPENMSMPVRKIEAAGSREILVTERGYTFGYNDLVVDPRSFHLLGELGYPVIFDLTHSIRRYGIPSRDPAGGARQFLPVLARAAVAAGVDGLFMEVHPEPASALCDAASQFPLDELEEFLKPLLELHAVVSRTRR, from the coding sequence ATGAGCGTCAACCGCACCAGGGTGGGCGAGGTCGACTGCGGCGCCCCCGAGCTGTTCCTGATCGCCGGTCCGTGCGTGATCGAGGACGAGCCCCTGATGATGCGTACGGCCGAGGCCCTCCAGGGCATCGCCGGCCGCCTGGGCGTGCCCCTCATCTTCAAGTCGTCGTTCATGAAGGACAACCGCAGCTCGGTGGAGTTCTACTCCGGCCCGGGCCTCGACGAGGGCCTGGCCGTGCTCGGCAAGGTCAAGAGCGAGCTCGGCCTGGCCCTGCTGACCGACGTCCACTACCCCGAGCAGGTAGGGCCGGTGGCCGAGGTGGTCGACGTGGTGCAGATCCCCGCCTTCTTGGCCATGCAGACCTCGCTGGTGACGGCCGCGGCCCGCACCGGGCGGGCGGTCAACCTCAAGCACGCCCAGTTCCTGGCCCCCGAGAACATGTCGATGCCGGTCCGCAAGATCGAGGCGGCTGGCAGCCGGGAGATCCTGGTCACCGAGCGGGGTTACACGTTCGGCTACAACGACCTGGTCGTCGACCCCCGCAGCTTCCACCTGCTGGGCGAGCTGGGCTACCCGGTCATCTTCGACCTGACCCACAGCATCCGCCGCTACGGCATCCCCAGCCGCGACCCGGCGGGCGGCGCCCGCCAGTTCCTGCCCGTGCTGGCCCGGGCCGCAGTGGCGGCCGGGGTCGACGGGCTGTTCATGGAGGTGCACCCCGAGCCCGCCTCGGCCCTGTGCGACGCCGCCAGCCAGTTCCCCCTCGACGAGCTCGAGGAGTTCCTCAAGCCGCTGCTCGAGCTGCACGCAGTCGTGTCCCGCACGAGGAGGTAA